The DNA region TCAAATCAAGCCTCACACCTGAAATTTTTCTTTGGAATATATTTCGAATCAAGGCAGCATGGTATGCAGCCAAAACTAATGCAATAGATTAGCAATAGGAGCTTATGCTCGAATTAGATTATATATATCCTTCTGACAAAAGCACAATGTCCAGATGTCAGTAGTTTTTAATACATAATCTCTATAAATCTAATGCATTTTCAGCAAAAACTTAATGCTTTCTCAGTAAACCCGAAAATTATTAACGGGTCTTTGATGATGGATTAATAGCAGGTTAATTTTCAGCGAATAGTTTTTGTGGAGTAATAATGAAAAATTATTCAAATCTTTTAGCAAGACGCCGTCAGTTAGCGGCAAGTTTACATCTACCTGTATTGCTATTTGCAGGCGATCGCCTCAGTCGTAATTTTCGAGCGAATAAATATCCTTTTCGGGCTAGTAGCCATTTTCTCTATTTTGCGGGTGCGCCTTTAGCGGGAGCAGTGTTATTTCTAGACGGCGATCGCCAAATTATATTTTTTGATCTTCCAACATCCGATGATGCGTTATGGCACGGTGAGTTTATGGGAGTCGAAGCACTACAGTCAAAATTCGCTGTCGATGAAATTTTACCGAAATCGGCGTTAAGCAAATATGTTCAAGGAGCAGCAACGATTCCACTCACTGATCCCTTTCAAAGACTAGAGCAATCTCAGGCTTTAAAACGACCTTTAACAGCTCCGAATCAGCTTTCTGGTGGCGATCGCCAACTCGCAGAAGCCATTATCAATTTACGATTACAACATGATGATGGGGCGATCGCCGAAATAAAAAAAGCCATTAACGTTTCTATCGAAGCCCATCAACGTGGCATGAAAACGGCTCAAAAAATGCAGACAGAAACTTCTGTAAGGGCAGCAATCGAAGGTCACTTTCTCGAAGAACAAATGCCCTGCGCCTATCACAGTATTGTTTCGACAGCAGGCGAGGTTTTACATAATGAATCATCACCCAATGACCTAAAAGCAGGCGACTTATTACTAGTTGACGCTGGAGCGGAGACCTCTTGCGGTTGGGCTTCTGATTTAACCCGCACTTATCCTATCAGCGGCAAATTTTCTCCCACTCAACGCGATATTTACAAGATTGTTTTAGAGGCTCATGATCAGGCGATCACCGCCCTCAAACCCACTGCCGAATTTCGTGATATCCATCGACTCGCCACAAAAATAATCACCGAGGGACTACTCGACCTCGGCATTCTTCAGGGGAAACTTGATGACCTCATTACCGAAAATATCACCGCCACCTTCTTTCCCCATGGCCTTGGTCACTTGCTGGGTTTGGACGTTCACGATATGGAAGATTTAGGCGATTTGGCAGGCTATGCTCCCAACCGCCAACGCAGCGAACAATTCGGCGAGTGCTTTCTCCGTCTTAATCGCCCTCTTCGAGAAAATATGGTGGTCACTATCGAACCTGGCTTCTACCAAGTTCCAGCTATTCTGGGCGATCGCCGTACCCAAAAACCCTTTAAATCAATGATTAACTGGGAAAAACTAGAACAATTTCAAGATGTGCGCGGCATTCGGATTGAAGATGATATTCAGATTACTGCCAATGGAGCCATCAACCTCAGCCAAGCACTGATTACCAGCGTCGATGATTTAGAGAACTTTATGAACCCTTAACTTGAATTAAGAAATCTCGCGAAATCCGTTTCCCCGAACTTTTCCCGTTAGATTGAGAATCAGATAAATACAGCAGTCGCAAAGATTTCAGAGCTGTTTACAAGATTTTTTGGGAGAAAATAATGATTCAAGAATTTAACAACTGCCTCAAACATAAAATTGCCTATGTGGCGATCGGTGAATTTAAACCTGGGCGCTTTTCGCAAGCCCAAGGACTCTACGAAAAAGCAGTTTCAACATACGACACAGGTTTTAAAGGCGCATTCCTATTGCAAAAAATGGGCACAAATTCAGATCAAGGCATTGCCATGATCCTCTGGGAAAACATCGAGGATATGGAAAAAAACCAAACTGAAGACGGCAAAAAAATAATGGAGGAAATGAACCAACTGTTCGCATCTCCCCCAGAAACTGATTTCTATGAAGTATGTAGCGAGATCAAACCCGCCCAGCCAGCTCTTGCCTAAGCTGTCGCTAAGCCACCCGTCGCAGAATCATCGGATGCCAATTGCTCTAACTGAGCCTGTTGATCTTGAGTAATACAAGCCTGAATCATGCCCTCGATCTCCCCCTCTAGAGCCGTCGCCAAACCAAAATTTTGGCCTAGACGATGATCTGTGACGCGATTATCTTTGTAGTTGTAAGTACGAATTTTCTCTGAACGTGAACCTGTACCAACCTGAGATTTTCGCATTGAGCTAACTTCATCTCGCTGTTTCTGAAGCTCCATTTCGTAGAGTTTTGCCCGTAAGATTTGCATCGCTCGCTCACGGTTTTGTAGCTGCGATCGCTCTTCAGTACAAAAAATACGGATCCCAG from [Leptolyngbya] sp. PCC 7376 includes:
- a CDS encoding aminopeptidase P family protein; translated protein: MKNYSNLLARRRQLAASLHLPVLLFAGDRLSRNFRANKYPFRASSHFLYFAGAPLAGAVLFLDGDRQIIFFDLPTSDDALWHGEFMGVEALQSKFAVDEILPKSALSKYVQGAATIPLTDPFQRLEQSQALKRPLTAPNQLSGGDRQLAEAIINLRLQHDDGAIAEIKKAINVSIEAHQRGMKTAQKMQTETSVRAAIEGHFLEEQMPCAYHSIVSTAGEVLHNESSPNDLKAGDLLLVDAGAETSCGWASDLTRTYPISGKFSPTQRDIYKIVLEAHDQAITALKPTAEFRDIHRLATKIITEGLLDLGILQGKLDDLITENITATFFPHGLGHLLGLDVHDMEDLGDLAGYAPNRQRSEQFGECFLRLNRPLRENMVVTIEPGFYQVPAILGDRRTQKPFKSMINWEKLEQFQDVRGIRIEDDIQITANGAINLSQALITSVDDLENFMNP